From a single Brettanomyces bruxellensis chromosome 5, complete sequence genomic region:
- a CDS encoding uncharacterized protein (BUSCO:EOG09260RRC), whose amino-acid sequence MPESTEGKTNEHVNFYCLGGGNEVGRSCHIVEYKGKVVMLDAGVHPAYSGIESLPFYDDFDLSRVDVLLISHFHLDHAASLPYVMQHTNFKGRVFMTYPTKAIYKWLLNDFVRVTTITDDSNGMDENSNAFLYTDEDLNSSLDRIETLDYHSTIEVDGIRFTAFPAGHVLGAAMFLVEMGGLKFLFTGDYSREEDRHLSSAEVPDVTPDLLIVESTFGTATHVPRLERENKLTTVIHSTLQQGGRCLLPVFALGRAQEILLILDEYWQRHKDLQNVPIYYASSLAKKCMAVYERYINMMNDSIRKKFTETNENPFHFKYIKNVAHADRIDDLNPCVMIASPGMLQNGVSRQLLEKWCPDPRNTVIMTGYSVDGTMAKKLLTEPDQIPALNNPDVSIPRRMNVEEVSFAAHVDYEQNSEFIDLVHAKKIVLVHGESNPMGRLKSALLSRYQKFKDTEDEVKVYNPRDGSKLDLEFKGIKIAKVMGQLATSLPEDHDTVSGILVQKNFDLNLLKVDDLREFTGLTATVVRERQVLRCNVKRSLLYWQFTQMFGYVKILIDDPDEYSFEVMDVVRITLEESEALATIEWHSGIVDDTVADSAIAIIISCDSIPASVKISSHQHSHAHIKEVHSDAVKQEKHDVLIKEEDQTAEVNKFNSSVKKESTGLDSVLSDDYSPDIRLKHISMLLHAQFGDSFVTLPNNEGGTIIVGKHKATIDYKNFNVDCKSNVLRGRIEGILRRSLDLVAPLSHE is encoded by the coding sequence ATGCCTGAATCGACAGAAGGAAAGACAAATGAGCATGTGAACTTTTACTGTCTTGGTGGAGGTAATGAAGTGGGCCGTTCTTGTCACATTGTCGAATATAAGGGGAAAGTGGTGATGCTAGATGCAGGTGTCCATCCTGCTTATTCTGGAATTGAATCTCTTCCTTTCTATGACGATTTTGATCTTAGTAGAGTTGATGTTTTACTAATCAGTCATTTTCATTTAGATCACGCAGCTTCCTTGCCTTATGTCATGCAGCACACCAATTTCAAAGGACGTGTTTTTATGACATATCCTACCAAAGCCATCTACAAGTGGCTTTTAAATGACTTTGTCCGTGTCACTACTATTACCGATGACAGCAATGGAATGGATGAGAATTCGAATGCGTTTCTTTATACGGATGAAGATTTGAATTCTTCGTTGGATCGAATTGAAACGCTAGATTATCATTCAACCATCGAGGTTGATGGAATCCGTTTTACCGCTTTCCCAGCAGGTCATGTTCTTGGAGCAGCTATGTTTCTTGTTGAAATGGGTGGtcttaaatttttgtttacaGGTGATTAttcaagagaagaagataggCATTTAAGTTCTGCTGAAGTTCCAGATGTTACACCTGATCTTCTTATTGTGGAATCTACATTTGGTACTGCAACTCATGTTCCACGCTTAGAGCGAGAAAATAAGCTTACGACAGTTATACATTCAACATTACAGCAAGGTGGTCGTTGTCTTCTCCCGGTGTTTGCTTTGGGAAGAGCCcaagaaattttattaatattgGATGAATACTGGCAGAGGCACAAGGATTTGCAGAATGTTCCAATTTATTACGCCTCAAGTCTTGCTAAAAAATGTATGGCTGTTTACGAAAGATATATCAACATGATGAATGACAGCATcagaaagaaattcacAGAAACTAACGAGAATCCATTTCATTTCAAATACATAAAAAATGTTGCACATGCAGATCGAATCGATGACTTGAATCCTTGTGTGATGATAGCATCCCCGGGTATGCTTCAAAATGGTGTGTCTAGACAACTTCTCGAAAAATGGTGTCCAGACCCAAGAAACACCGTTATTATGACCGGTTATTCTGTTGATGGTACGATGGCTAAGAAATTGTTAACTGAACCTGACCAAATTCCAGCTTTAAATAATCCTGACGTAAGTATCCCTAGAAGGATGAATGTTGAAGAGGTTTCGTTTGCTGCTCACGTCGACTATGAGCAGAATTCGGAATTCATAGATCTTGTGCATGCCAAGAAGATTGTTTTGGTCCACGGTGAATCAAATCCTATGGGAAGATTAAAATCAGCCTTGTTGTCTAGGTATCAAAAGTTTAAGGACACGGAGGACGAAGTCAAGGTTTATAATCCTAGGGACGGCTCAAAACTTGATTTGGAATTCAAAGGGATAAAGATTGCAAAGGTCATGGGACAGCTCGCTACCAGTCTTCCGGAAGATCATGATACTGTTAGTGGTATTCTTGTTCAAAAGAATTTTGATCTTAACTTATTAAAGGTGGATGACTTGCGTGAGTTTACTGGTTTGACTGCTACTGTTGTTAGAGAACGTCAAGTATTGCGGTGTAACGTGAAAAGGAGTTTGCTTTATTGGCAGTTTACACAAATGTTTGGTTATGTTAAGATTTTGATTGATGATCCGGATGAATACTCATTTGAAGTTATGGATGTGGTCAGAATTACATTAGAGGAGTCTGAAGCTCTTGCAACCATTGAGTGGCACTCTGgaattgttgatgataCGGTAGCGGATTCAGCTATAGCAATTATAATTAGTTGCGATTCTATTCCTGCATCTGtcaaaatatcttcacATCAACATAGTCACGCACATATAAAGGAAGTTCATTCGGATGCTGTTAAGCAGGAGAAGCATGATGTGCTAattaaggaagaagatcaaaCTGCGGAGGTCAATAAGTTCAATTCTAGtgtcaaaaaagaaagcaccGGTTTGGATTCAGTTCTTTCAGACGATTACAGTCCTGATATAAGACTTAAGCATATAAGTATGCTTTTGCATGCCCAATTTGGAGATTCGTTTGTGACCTTACCTAATAATGAAGGAGGTACGATCATTGTAGGGAAGCATAAAGCTACGATCGATTACAAGAACTTCAATGTTGATTGTAAGTCTAATGTCTTGCGTGGACGAATAGAAGGAATACTGCGAAGATCATTGGATTTGGTTGCACCACTTTCGCACGAGTAA
- a CDS encoding uncharacterized protein (BUSCO:EOG092603EH): MSTIISSGTINQHDVITQDTRLDLATSLSSVALSNSRYYDASSSLITDLFWFISYCFYTVISNILYYIPTVIISILTHTFQFSLSFTSILLLLLVVIVVAYGYVRYIYLTKYSRLPEEPKRQEPTIDTFLEPPVEYGKSRVSYIDEFLSAIKIFGYLDKSVFHELTKSMQTQKLDSGEILFLDDTSGFTICVDGEIQVYFKVGDDKVQKQGPFAKDNSKDVVVVDGVRYQLLNNVKSGAPVSSFIGVLSLLTNQSSLLRYAAPTPSLLSPESLNRKSLPMPSDGFALDDTLGSCSPAISSPDVQSNNGRASSRYSRHSTKVDSLSVHKNVWQPSKALNGKDLDKNISPTETDPDGFLNDVGVVDGQPSSNSFPKAVHGVPQSINNTSLAGNFPISGDMGNTSLGSKVNGSGVELIAIPKGNCTISIIPRESFIKIAHKYPKATTHIIDMILTKLYRVTFQTANDYLDLTSDIFETELNLNNRITYKLPGYLHDTIIESLDLEADSAANADDSNLPYSEISTSKSQSAKTRPAIVIRSSRHFQNSSCDGTVSTSPKVCRDSDGLNSVKMSLKEQGSLAGASNMQPQKSNFSSALRSNSMFSLRSNDEGVNSMDVTNKRPSLIHHPSSSARHFTLKSRNKPNPGDLVSNAPLPKNESDMTFDGSKFIGRNDSFRNSEEFDDSIWASALSDAISEAIGIVKDVFTWNDSFPSSSIASTQYSSQVISSLTAINIVPTVEEGHSSDAHKYLTTGFKFHGNMDDDSVGSNSENGASDYEAVKKDLADEIQVMRISKGTKIIRAGEQTPGIYYVIDGSLDVSYWKGDMEELDDDDDSPYSKILYYRRRRSKNLKGNQQYLFTVGKGEIAGYLGTLIGSKSFIDVKATETTYAAFVPRDVFDFMIERYPRVESCIAKHLLTVLDHRLYLTDYAMEWVHCPAGKSLYNQGDPANGIYVVLNGRFRSVKVNSVDKRHVILGEHGQGESLGEVEVLTKTRRIVTLVAIRDSELARIPRTLFELIALSNPSIMVSVSRLVANRVKSTMANDPSLSPTPGISPHVKDEPLYQTFSNFRTLTILPVTQGLPVTEFGERLGLALEAIGQSVKILNQSSALTNLGKHAFDRLAKMKQSGYFAELEEKYDIVLYLVDSIANSSWTKTCIQQGDCILLIADATASPNVGEYERLLVKTKTTARTELVLLHPERYVRPGLTNKWLKNRIWVHAYHHIQMQCSKVHTVSPNVAHQDADVLRIEKLPGLLSKSTRIIKDNLKNRVESIVARNDLLLRLTRDSFRSKKYYQPMQVHKDDFMRLARLLTGQSVGLVLGGGGARGISHVGIIKALEDNGIPVDMIGGTSIGAFVGGLYAKEYDFVPMYGRVKTFAGRMGSLWRSLFDLTIPVTSYITGHVFNRGVWKAFGESRIEDFWIKYYANSTNITESLMEVHTSGYAWRYIRASMSLASLLPPITDNGNMLLDGGYVDNLTVEEMKRRGAKIIVACDVGSADDRTPMDYGDSLSGFWVLMNRINPFSKHPNVPTMADIQMRLAYVASVNALDRAKNTSGCLYLRPPIEGYATLDFSKFDEIYRTGYTYGSKIVKKLKDDNEFPVLKVKKREALGVHPLRRRYSI, encoded by the coding sequence ATGTCCACTATTATTTCAAGTGGTACAATCAATCAGCATGATGTTATCACCCAGGATACTCGTTTGGATCTCGCTACTTCTCTTTCGAGTGTAGCTTTAAGCAATTCTCGGTATTATGATGCTTCCAGTTCACTCATAACCGATTTGTTTTGGTTTATCAGCTATTGCTTCTACACTGTGATATCCAACATCCTCTACTACATCCCAACGGTGATCATCTCAATTCTCACACATACATTTCAGTTCAGTCTGTCGTTCACCAGCATCTTGCTTTTGTTGCttgttgttattgttgttgCCTACGGTTATGTTCGATATATATACCTCACGAAGTACTCAAGGCTACCTGAAGAGCCCAAAAGGCAGGAACCCACAATTGATACTTTCCTAGAGCCACCTGTGGAATATGGGAAATCAAGAGTGAGCTACATAGATGAGTTTCTAAGTGCCATCAAAATCTTTGGCTATTTGGATAAGTCTGTGTTCCATGAGTTAACTAAGAGTATGCAAACCCAGAAACTAGACTCAGGAGAAATTCTCTTCTTGGACGATACCTCTGGTTTCACAATCTGTGTTGACGGAGAGATACAAGTGTATTTTAAAGTTGGCGATGACAAGGTGCAGAAACAAGGTCCCTTTGCTAAGGATAATTCCAAAgatgttgttgttgtcgatGGCGTTCGTTACCAGCTTTTAAACAACGTTAAGAGCGGTGCACCTGTTTCCTCCTTTATTGGAGTGTTGAGCCTTTTGACCAATCAGTCATCCCTGTTGAGGTATGCTGCTCCTACTCCTTCGCTACTAAGTCCAGAAAGCCTAAACCGCAAGTCCCTTCCTATGCCATCAGATGGTTTTGCCTTGGATGATACATTAGGGTCGTGTTCTCCGGCAATCAGTTCGCCCGATGTGCAAAGTAACAATGGAAGAGCATCTTCCAGATATTCACGTCATTCAACCAAAGTAGATTCTCTCTCTGTACACAAGAATGTCTGGCAGCCTTCCAAAGCTCTAAATGGAAAGGATcttgataaaaatatatcgCCAACCGAGACAGATCCTGACGGCTTCTTGAACGATGTTGGTGTTGTTGATGGGCAGCCATCCTCgaattcttttccaaaggCTGTGCATGGCGTACCACAAAGTATCAACAATACATCGCTGGCTGGAAACTTTCCGATTTCTGGAGACATGGGAAACACTTCATTGGGATCTAAGGTGAATGGCTCCGGAGTGGAACTCATCGCAATTCCCAAGGGTAACTGCACGATTTCTATCATTCCTCGTGAGTCGTTTATCAAAATTGCTCACAAGTATCCGAAAGCAACTACTCACATCATTGACATGATCTTGACAAAGCTCTACAGGGTGACTTTCCAAACCGCAAACGACTATTTGGATCTCACTTCCGACATTTTTGAGACCGAATTGAATTTGAACAATAGAATTACCTACAAGCTGCCTGGCTATCTACATGATACTATTATAGAATCCCTTGATTTGGAGGCAGATTCCGCTGCTAATGCCGACGACTCCAATTTGCCCTATTCAGAGATCTCGACTTCAAAGTCTCAGTCTGCCAAAACGCGTCCTGCTATAGTTATCAGATCTAGTcggcattttcaaaattcgAGTTGTGATGGTACCGTATCTACTTCTCCAAAGGTATGTCGGGACAGTGATGGTCTGAATAGTGTAAAAATGAGCTTAAAAGAGCAAGGTAGTCTTGCAGGTGCCAGTAATATGCAACCTCAAAAAAGTAACTTTTCCTCTGCTCTCAGGTCTAACAGTATGTTTAGCCTCAGATCAAACGATGAAGGTGTGAATTCCATGGATGTTACAAATAAGAGGCCGTCACTAATTCATCATCCAAGTTCTTCGGCCAGGCATTTTACTTTGAAGTCTAGAAACAAGCCAAATCCGGGTGATTTGGTTTCAAATGCCCCCTTACCTAAAAATGAGTCTGACATGACGTTTGACGGATCCAAATTTATCGGAAGAAATGATTCATTCCGAAATTCTGAGGAGTTTGATGACTCCATTTGGGCTTCTGCTCTTTCGGATGCTATCAGTGAGGCAATTGGAATAGTGAAAGATGTATTCACATGGAATGATTcgtttccttcttcttcaatcGCTAGCACTCAATACAGTTCGCAGGTAATTAGTTCTTTAACTGCAATTAACATTGTTCCGACTGTTGAGGAAGGCCACAGTTCGGATGCACACAAATATCTGACAACTGGATTCAAGTTTCATGGAAATatggatgatgattctgTCGGAAGTAACTCGGAAAATGGGGCTTCAGATTATGAGGCAGTGAAGAAAGATCTTGCGGACGAGATTCAGGTTATGAGGATTAGTAAGGGTACTAAAATTATTAGAGCCGGTGAACAGACACCCGGTATTTATTATGTTATTGATGGTTCTCTTGATGTCTCTTACTGGAAGGGAGATATGGAAGAgcttgatgatgatgatgattccCCATATTCAAAGATATTATACTACCGTCGCAGGCGTTCAAAGAATCTAAAAGGTAATCAgcaatatttatttaccgTTGGCAAGGGTGAGATAGCAGGATATCTCGGAACATTGATTGGATCGAAGTCGTTTATTGATGTCAAGGCAACTGAAACCACGTATGCGGCATTCGTTCCAAGGGAtgtttttgatttcatGATTGAACGATATCCTAGAGTTGAGTCATGTATTGCAAAGCATTTGTTGACTGTTCTAGATCACAGACTTTATCTCACTGACTATGCTATGGAGTGGGTTCACTGTCCTGCAGGTAAATCGTTATACAATCAGGGAGACCCGGCAAATGGAATTTATGTTGTGCTCAATGGCAGGTTCCGTTCAGTGAAGGTTAATTCGGTTGATAAGAGACATGTGATATTGGGTGAACACGGCCAAGGTGAGTCCTTGGGTGAAGTGGAAGTTCTTACGAAAACACGCCGTATTGTCACATTGGTTGCAATTAGGGATTCTGAATTGGCCAGAATACCTCGTACTTTATTTGAGTTGATTGCCCTTAGTAATCCGTCGATCATGGTGAGTGTCTCACGACTAGTTGCAAACAGAGTCAAGAGTACTATGGCCAATGATCCAAGTCTTTCGCCTACCCCGGGCATTAGTCCGCATGTGAAAGATGAGCCCTTGTATCAGACATTCTCGAATTTCCGTACTCTAACTATCCTTCCGGTTACCCAGGGACTTCCTGTTACAGAATTTGGCGAGAGACTAGGACTTGCTTTGGAGGCCATAGGACAGTCCGTCAAGATTTTGAATCAAAGTTCTGCCTTGACCAATCTTGGTAAGCATGCATTCGATCGACTTGCCAAGATGAAGCAGAGTGGTTACTTTGCAGAACTGGAGGAGAAGTACGATATTGTTCTATATCTGGTTGATTCGATTGCGAACTCGTCATGGACAAAAACATGTATACAGCAAGGCGATTGTATTTTGCTGATAGCAGATGCAACGGCATCACCAAATGTTGGAGAGTATGAGAGACTTCTAGTAAAGACCAAAACAACAGCAAGGACAGAACTTGTTCTGTTGCATCCGGAGAGATATGTTCGTCCCGGTTTGACCAACAAATGGTTGAAGAATCGGATATGGGTTCATGCTTATCATCATATCCAGATGCAATGCAGTAAAGTACACACAGTTTCGCCAAATGTTGCACATCAGGATGCTGATGTTTTgcgaattgaaaaattgccTGGTCTTCTCAGCAAATCCACAAGGATCATAAAGgataatttgaaaaatcgTGTAGAGAGTATTGTGGCCAGAAATGATCTGCTTCTTCGTCTGACGAGAGATTCGTTCCGGTCGAAGAAGTATTATCAGCCCATGCAGGTGCATAAGGACGACTTCATGAGACTTGCACGTCTATTGACGGGTCAATCTGTGGGACTAGTTTTAGGTGGTGGTGGTGCTCGAGGTATTAGTCATGTTGGAATTATCAAAGCATTGGAGGACAATGGTATTCCCGTTGATATGATTGGTGGAACTTCAATTGGTGCCTTTGTTGGCGGCTTGTATGCAAAAGAGTACGACTTTGTGCCTATGTACGGTAGAGTGAAAACCTTTGCAGGTAGGATGGGCTCCTTATGGAGATCGTTGTTTGATCTCACCATTCCAGTCACTTCTTACATCACAGGTCATGTGTTCAACAGAGGTGTCTGGAAGGCATTTGGAGAGTCAAGAATTGAGGATTTCTGGATTAAGTATTATGCCAATTCTACCAATATAACAGAATCCTTAATGGAGGTCCACACAAGCGGATACGCATGGCGTTATATTAGAGCATCAATGTCTCTAGCGTCCCTTTTGCCGCCAATCACCGATAATGGAAACATGCTTTTAGATGGTGGTTACGTTGATAATCTTACGGttgaagagatgaaaaggaGAGGAGCCAAAATTATTGTTGCATGTGATGTTGGTTCGGCAGATGATAGAACGCCGATGGATTATGGGGATTCTCTCAGCGGATTTTGGGTCCTCATGAACCGTATTAATCCATTTTCGAAACATCCGAATGTGCCAACAATGGCAGATATACAAATGAGACTAGCATACGTTGCTTCTGTCAATGCTTTGGATAGAGCCAAGAATACATCTGGCTGTTTGTATCTTAGGCCACCAATTGAGGGTTATGCCACGCttgatttttcaaagtttGATGAGATTTACAGGACAGGTTACACGTATGGAAGCAAAATAGttaaaaaattgaaagatgaCAATGAATTTCCTGTCCTTAAGGTTAAAAAACGGGAGGCATTGGGTGTTCACCCTTTAAGGAGAAGGTATTCTATTTAA